A part of Hippopotamus amphibius kiboko isolate mHipAmp2 chromosome 16, mHipAmp2.hap2, whole genome shotgun sequence genomic DNA contains:
- the RPS11 gene encoding 40S ribosomal protein S11 yields the protein MADIQTERAYQKQPTIFQNKKRVLLGETGKEKLPRYYKNIGLGFKTPKEAIEGTYIDKKCPFTGNVSIRGRILSGVVTKMKMQRTIVIRRDYLHYIRKYNRFEKRHKNMSVHLSPCFRDVQIGDIVTVGECRPLSKTVRFNVLKVTKAAGTKKQFQKF from the exons ATGGCGGACATTCAG ACTGAGCGTGCGTACCAAAAGCAGCCGACCATCTTTCAAAATAAGAAGAGGGTCCTGCTTGGAGAAACTGGCAAGGAGAAGCTCCCGCGGTACTACAAGAACATTGGTCTGGGCTTTAAGACACCGAAGGAG GCCATCGAGGGCACCTACATTGACAAGAAATGCCCTTTTACTGGTAACGTCTCCATCCGAGGGCGAATCCTGTCTG GCGTGGTGACCAAAATGAAGATGCAGAGGACCATCGTCATCCGCCGAGACTACCTCCACTACATCCGAAAGTACAACCGCTTTGAGAAGCGCCACAAGAACATGTCTGTGCACCTTTCCCCCTGCTTCAG GGACGTCCAGATTGGTGACATCGTCACAGTGGGCGAGTGCCGGCCCCTGAGCAAGACGGTCCGCTTTAATGTGCTCAAGGTCACCAAGGCTGCCGGCACCAAGAAGCAGTTCCAGAAGTTCTGA
- the FCGRT gene encoding IgG receptor FcRn large subunit p51 isoform X2, producing MRVPWPQPWGLGLLFVLLPGTLSAESHRSLLYHFTAVSAPASGTPAFWVSGWLGPQQYLSYNNLRAQAEPYGAWVWESQVSWYWEKETTDLRIKETLFLEGLKSLGEGGPYTLQGLLGCELGADNVSVPVAKFALNGEEFMEFNTKLGAWKGDWPESLTISTKWKQDPEAINKEKTFLLYSCPHRLLGHLERGRSNLEWKEPPSMRLKARPSSPGFSVLTCSAFSFYPPELQLRFIRNGMAAGSGEGDSGPNGDGSFHAWSSLTVKSGDEYHYCCVVQHVGLAQPLTVQLESSASSSMPVVGLVIGFLLLVTVAAGGALLWRRMKKGLPAPWISFRGDDVGALLPTPGLSKDAES from the exons ATGCGGGTCCCCTGGCCTCAGCCCTGGGGGCTCGGTCTGCTGTTCGTCCTCCTGCCTGGGACGCTGAGCGCAG AGAGCCATCGTTCCCTCCTGTACCACTTCACCGCCGTGTCCGCCCCTGCCTCGGGGACTCCTGCCTTCTGGGTGTCGGGCTGGCTGGGGCCACAGCAGTACCTGAGCTACAATAACCTCAGGGCCCAGGCTGAGCCCTACGGCGCTTGGGTCTGGGAAAGCCAGGTGTCCTGGTATTGGGAGAAAGAGACCACAGACCTGAGGATCAAGGAGACGCTCTTCCTCGAAGGTCTCAAAAGCTTAGGGGAAGGAG GTCCCTACACCCTGCAGGGCCTGTTGGGCTGCGAGTTGGGCGCTGACAATGTCTCGGTGCCCGTGGCCAAGTTTGCCCTGAACGGGGAGGAGTTCATGGAGTTCAACACCAAGCTGGGCGCCTGGAAGGGGGACTGGCCTGAGTCCCTGACCATCAGCACCAAGTGGAAGCAGGACCCCGAGGCGATCAATAAGGAGAAGACCTTCCTGCTCTACTCCTGTCCGCACCGGCTGCTGGGGCATCTGGAAAGGGGCCGAAGCAACCTGGAGTGGAAGG AGCCACCCTCCATGCGCCTGAAAGCCCGCCCGAGCAGCCCCGGCTTTTCTGTGCTCACCTGCAGCGCCTTCTCCTTCTACCCACCGGAGCTGCAGCTGCGATTCATACGGAACGGCATGGCAGCTGGCTCTGGTGAGGGTGACAGTGGCCCCAACGGCGACGGTTCCTTCCACGCCTGGTCATCACTAACAGTCAAGAGTGGCGACGAGTACCACTACTGCTGCGTGGTGCAGCACGTGGGGCTGGCCCAGCCCCTCACTGTGCAGCTGG AATCATCAGCCAGCTCCTCGATGCCAGTGGTGGGACTCGTCATCGGCTTCTTACTGCTCGTGACAGTGGCTGCAGGAGGAGCCCTTCTGTGGAGGAGGATGAAGAAAGGGCTGCCAG CCCCTTGGATCTCTTTCCGTGGGGATGATGTAGGGGCCCTCCTGCCCACTCCTGGCCTGTCCAAGGATGCTGAATCTTAG
- the FCGRT gene encoding IgG receptor FcRn large subunit p51 isoform X1, protein MRVPWPQPWGLGLLFVLLPGTLSAGPPPYLLSSPVSPAESHRSLLYHFTAVSAPASGTPAFWVSGWLGPQQYLSYNNLRAQAEPYGAWVWESQVSWYWEKETTDLRIKETLFLEGLKSLGEGGPYTLQGLLGCELGADNVSVPVAKFALNGEEFMEFNTKLGAWKGDWPESLTISTKWKQDPEAINKEKTFLLYSCPHRLLGHLERGRSNLEWKEPPSMRLKARPSSPGFSVLTCSAFSFYPPELQLRFIRNGMAAGSGEGDSGPNGDGSFHAWSSLTVKSGDEYHYCCVVQHVGLAQPLTVQLESSASSSMPVVGLVIGFLLLVTVAAGGALLWRRMKKGLPAPWISFRGDDVGALLPTPGLSKDAES, encoded by the exons ATGCGGGTCCCCTGGCCTCAGCCCTGGGGGCTCGGTCTGCTGTTCGTCCTCCTGCCTGGGACGCTGAGCGCAG GTCCCCCACCCTATCTGCTCTCTTCACCTGTGTCTCCGGCAGAGAGCCATCGTTCCCTCCTGTACCACTTCACCGCCGTGTCCGCCCCTGCCTCGGGGACTCCTGCCTTCTGGGTGTCGGGCTGGCTGGGGCCACAGCAGTACCTGAGCTACAATAACCTCAGGGCCCAGGCTGAGCCCTACGGCGCTTGGGTCTGGGAAAGCCAGGTGTCCTGGTATTGGGAGAAAGAGACCACAGACCTGAGGATCAAGGAGACGCTCTTCCTCGAAGGTCTCAAAAGCTTAGGGGAAGGAG GTCCCTACACCCTGCAGGGCCTGTTGGGCTGCGAGTTGGGCGCTGACAATGTCTCGGTGCCCGTGGCCAAGTTTGCCCTGAACGGGGAGGAGTTCATGGAGTTCAACACCAAGCTGGGCGCCTGGAAGGGGGACTGGCCTGAGTCCCTGACCATCAGCACCAAGTGGAAGCAGGACCCCGAGGCGATCAATAAGGAGAAGACCTTCCTGCTCTACTCCTGTCCGCACCGGCTGCTGGGGCATCTGGAAAGGGGCCGAAGCAACCTGGAGTGGAAGG AGCCACCCTCCATGCGCCTGAAAGCCCGCCCGAGCAGCCCCGGCTTTTCTGTGCTCACCTGCAGCGCCTTCTCCTTCTACCCACCGGAGCTGCAGCTGCGATTCATACGGAACGGCATGGCAGCTGGCTCTGGTGAGGGTGACAGTGGCCCCAACGGCGACGGTTCCTTCCACGCCTGGTCATCACTAACAGTCAAGAGTGGCGACGAGTACCACTACTGCTGCGTGGTGCAGCACGTGGGGCTGGCCCAGCCCCTCACTGTGCAGCTGG AATCATCAGCCAGCTCCTCGATGCCAGTGGTGGGACTCGTCATCGGCTTCTTACTGCTCGTGACAGTGGCTGCAGGAGGAGCCCTTCTGTGGAGGAGGATGAAGAAAGGGCTGCCAG CCCCTTGGATCTCTTTCCGTGGGGATGATGTAGGGGCCCTCCTGCCCACTCCTGGCCTGTCCAAGGATGCTGAATCTTAG